In one window of Balaenoptera musculus isolate JJ_BM4_2016_0621 chromosome 10, mBalMus1.pri.v3, whole genome shotgun sequence DNA:
- the FAM71C gene encoding LOW QUALITY PROTEIN: protein FAM71C (The sequence of the model RefSeq protein was modified relative to this genomic sequence to represent the inferred CDS: inserted 1 base in 1 codon; deleted 1 base in 1 codon; substituted 1 base at 1 genomic stop codon) gives MNSQYTLPYYKAEGSLAMSMFNTYMGKLQRQLYXGEYPIFHYAPVFESDFIQVSRKGEVIDVHNRAXMVTVGIVRTSPRLTLPDVMLLARPAAICDDYNRYGPATQERGKKPTQILELTRLLPLKFVKISIHNSKKQQLRLKLATSRSFYLQLCPPSDTRDLFIQWENPIYILRPPVEAYSSTQVIPARDTLDITGFEEESKCPVVSTLQSLKDEAKVLRENS, from the exons ATGAACAGTCAATATACATTACCATACTACAAAGCCGAAGGCAGCCTTGCAATGAGCATGTTTAATACCTACATGGGGAAACTGCAGCGACAACTGT AAGGGGAGTACCCTATATTCCACTATGCACCAGTGTTTGAGAGTGACTTTATACAGGTCAGCAGAAAAGGAGAAGTGATTGATGTGCACAACCGGGCCTGAATGGTGACTGTGGGCATCGTTCGTACCAGCCCCCGCCTCACACTACCTGATGTCATGCTGCTGGCCCGACCAGCTGCTATCTGTGATGACTATAACAGATACGGCCCTGCCACCCAGGAAAGAGGTAAAAAGCCTACACAGATCTTAGAGCTAACCAGGCTGCTTCCTTTGAAGTTTGTAAAGATATCCATCCATAACAGT AAAAAACAACAGCTCCGCCTGAAGCTTGCCACTAGCCGCTCTTTCTACCTTCAGCTGTGTCCCCCTTCAGATACAAGAGATCTTTTTATTCAGTGGGAAAACCCCATTTACATCCTGAGACCACCAGTGGAGGCTTACAGCAGCACCCAGGTCATTCCAGCTAGGGACACTCTGGACATAACTGGGTTTGAGGAAGAGAGTAAGTGCCCAGTGGTAAGCACTCTGCAATCTCTAAAAGACGAGGCCAAGGTGCTTAGGGAGAACAGCTAA